One window of the Babesia microti strain RI chromosome IV, complete genome genome contains the following:
- a CDS encoding hypothetical protein (overlaps_old_locusTagID:BBM_III07130), translating into MVQTRSQLKRQLQCGTANYADDSKNTTDLIDKKLNETKNNTNFEKKHLEHSSESGESFVSESRNSESALDYSPESESSSETELLPETESKFTEHLFKKPESPSSLEASSPDTPFGPYPLDLEPLESVFKKSARQPTYPSESGLNNFNKKFNGNIFHRDYESSESNNQTESSLLLSDSSDYRRQRARRFYREY; encoded by the exons ATGGTTCAAACTAGATCTCAACTG AAACGCCAGTTACAGTGTGGAACTGCTAATTATGCTGATGACTCGAAAAACACTACAGATTTAATCGATAAGAAGCTAAATGAAActaaaaataacacaaacTTTGAAAAAAAACATTTGGAACATTCGTCTGAATCTGGTGAATCTTTTGTTTCAGAATCTCGAAATTCTGAAAGTGCATTAGATTATTCGCCGGAAAGTGAATCATCATCAGAAACCGAATTATTACCAGAAACTGAATCAAAATTTACTGAGCATTTGTTTAAGAAACCTGAGTCCCCCAGTTCACTAGAAGCTAGCTCACCTGACACACCATTTGGCCCATACCCACTTGACCTAGAACCTTTAGAATCAGTATTTAAGAAATCAGCAAGACAACCCACATACCCATCAGAATCGGGCTTAAATAACttcaataaaaaattcaatggGAATATATTTCACCGTGACTACGAATCTTCTGAATCTAACAATCAAACAGAATCG AGTCTCTTGCTCAGTGATTCCTCTGACTATAGGAGGCAAAGGGCCAGAAGATTTTATAGGGAATATTAA
- a CDS encoding hypothetical protein (overlaps_old_locusTagID:BBM_III07135), with translation MWEIVDFDTWVIVDSPGRCEFDDGNFKHSHLLYHEECSHNQNCQYQSLQLLMEWKSNILYPLDHDFMNRNFLSNLKSYNYSRIPNHRLYKTVSDTTSTDSNYDTIANGYGFGCDDSSINSPKTSDDEIIYKSCNNDFVDDHQVGNDKVNDEKCLECANVSVSGNQTTTMTEINV, from the coding sequence ATGTGGGAAATTGTAGATTTTGATACATGGGTAATAGTGGATTCTCCAGGGAGATGCGAGTTTGATGACGGAAATTTCAAACATTCGCACCTTCTCTACCACGAAGAATGCTCTCACAAccaaaattgccaatacCAATCTCTTCAATTACTCATGGAGTGGAAATCAAACATCTTATACCCACTGGATCATGACTTTATGAATAGAAATTTCCTATCCAATTTGAAATCATACAACTATTCCAGGATACCAAATCATCGATTATACAAAACAGTCAGCGATACAACTTCAACTGATAGTAACTACGACACGATTGCCAATGGATATGGATTTGGTTGTGATGATTCATCAATTAATTCACCAAAAACTAGCGACGatgaaatcatttacaaatcatgcaataatgattttgttGATGATCATCAAGTGGGGAATGATAAAGTGAATGATGAAAAATGTTTGGAATGTGCGAATGTTTCGGTGAGCGGGAATCAAACTACAACGATGACTGaaattaatgtataa
- a CDS encoding conserved Plasmodium membrane protein, unknown function (overlaps_old_locusTagID:BBM_III07140): MEGRKETTSERVSFSPSNSYTAGLHFLNTIATCINGIFSFSFIGYFFWIGFLYLIGSIVTIVSWIYFAPRIRDTIICPSMAIYAISGFWALHGVTMLIICYLYSSMVGDDFENELYKPTRSTNILGFLVKICPLIIRFFHLLSLCLIFTNIFNLLFLPECNCVYIRRVVAYTIVIWWIITIFGMVMRNRIALPPYLYNPHHSMYMVYVNMC; this comes from the exons ATGGAAGGGAGGAAGGAAACGACTTCGGAAAGGGTGTCTTTTAGCCCTTCCAATTCGTATACAGCGGGTCTGCACTTCTTAAATACCATCGCAACGTGTATAAATGGGATATTTTCATTCAG TTTTATTGGATATTTCTTTTGGATCGGATTTTTGTATCTAATAGGGAGCATTGTAACCATAGTCAGCTGGATATATTTTGCCCCTAGAATAAGAGacacaattatttgtcCAAGTATGGCTATTTATGCTATTTCTGGATTCTGGGCATTGCATGGAGTCACaatgttgataatttgttactTATATTCTTCTATGGTAGGGGATGA TTTTGAAAATGAGCTATATAAACCTACAAGATCTACTAATATTTTGGGGTTCCTAGTCAAAATTTGTCCTTTGATCATTCGTTTCTTCCATCTACTCTCCCTATGTCTAATATTcactaatatatttaatctcCTATTTCTGCCAGAGTGcaattgtgtatatattagACGGGTTGTGG CATACACTATTGTTATCTGGTGGattataactatttttGGTATGGTCATGAGGAATAGGATCGCATTACCACCCTATCTATATAATCCGCATCATAGTATGTATATGGTATACGTAAATATGTGTTGA
- a CDS encoding glucose-6-phosphate isomerase (overlaps_old_locusTagID:BBM_III07145), whose protein sequence is MGSATDDLASISQSLFPFLNAISTLSLESKKLPHLSVLLKEESRCNFLIKQWNDVLTLDLSRQKLDQRCYKLLLEIADSMQLGKKIANMFSGFPINGSEKRPVLHMALRSDKEDNYQIDGTGVYEQIKSVLDRIESFSEKIRLGEYKSSSGKIFDSLICVGIGGSFLGTSFVTDALYGDMNCKNASFGRKIRFLSNIDPADFIIATSDLNPETTMIIIISKTFTTVETMMNANACVEWLKNNLENPDDYALHLAAVSSNLELTAKFGIPKTRVFGFWNWVGGRYSVTSSVGILPLAINFGFNNILQFLKGCRDMDLHFKTAPFEENLPVLMGLCSVYNSSILGISNVAILPYSQNLSKFPSHVQQLTMESNGKGVDINANKLPYQSGEFFFGEPGTNGQHSFYQLLHQGRRCASEFIGVINSIHAGNLQKHHMELMANFFAQPDALAIGMDYDQIVANGVDPEIAKHKVCPGDRPCQVLLMKDLSPYTVGTLLSLYEHRTAVEGFLWNINSFDQMGVELGKVLAKNISDFLKNERELTHVSFGTKRLIDKFLKK, encoded by the exons ATGGGGTCTGCTACGGACGACTTAGCGTCGATCTCTCAATCATTATTCCCTTTTTTAAATGCTATTAGTACACTTTCACTtgaatcaaaaaaattgccaCATCTATCAGTATTATTGAAGGAGGAATCCAGGTGTAATTTCTTGATTAAACAATGGAATG acGTCCTTACACTTGATTTGAGTAGGCAAAAGTTGGATCAAAGATGTTACAAGCTATTGCTGGAAATTGCTGACTCGATGCAA TTGGGGAAAAAGATTGCCAATATGTTTTCTGGTTTCCCAATCAATGGATCGGAGAAAAGACCGGTACTTCATATGGCTCTGAGGAGCGATAAGGAAGATAATTATCAG ATCGATGGAACTGGAGTCTATGAACAGATTAAATCGGTACTTGATCGTATTGAATCCTTTTCCGAGAAAATTCGTTTGGGCGAATACAAATCGAGTTCtggaaaaatatttgattctCTCATATGTGTTGGAATTGGTGGTTCATTTTTGGGAACTTCATTTGTAACAGATGCTCTTTATGGTGATATGAATTGTAAAAATGCTTCTTTTGGCAGAAAAATCCGCTTCCTTTCAAACATAGACCCGGCGGATTTTATCATTGCTACATCTGACTTAAATCCTGAAACCActatgataataataatctCAAAAACCTTTACAACTGTGGAGACTATGATGAATGCCAATGCTTGTGTTGAGTGGTTGAAgaataatttggaaaatcCTGATGACTACGCGCTGCATCTTGCCGCAGTAAGCAGCAATTTGGAGTTAACTGCTAAGTTTGGTATACCAAAAACTCGTGTTTTCGGTTTCTGGAATTGGGTG GGTGGACGTTATTCAGTAACATCATCTGTTGGTATATTACCTCTTGCAATCAACTTTGGTTTCAACAacatattacaatttttaaagG GTTGTAGAGATATGGATCTGCATTTTAAGACTGCGCCATTCGAGGAAAACTTACCAGTACTAATGGGTCTATGTAGTGTATACAATTCATCAATCTTGGGAATCTCTAACGTCGCAATTTTGCCATATTCCCAAAACTTGTCTAAATTCCCCAGCCATGTCCAGCAGTTGACTATGGAAAGTAATGGTAAGGGCGTAGACATCAATGCTAACAAACTTCCTTATCAATCTGGTGAATTCTTCTTTGGAGAACCTGGAACTAATGGTCAGCACAGCTTCTACCAACTTTTGCATCAAGGAAGAAGGTGTGCTTCCGAATTCATTGGTGTGATCAACAGCATCCACGCAGGGAATTTGCAAAAACATCATATGGAGTTGATGGCGAACTTTTTTGCACAACCAGATGCTCTTGCTATAGGAATGGATTATGACCAAATTGTCGCCAATGGAGTAGATCCTGAAATTGCTAAACATAAAGTTTGCCCAGGAGATCGTCCTTGTCAAGTATTATTAATGAAAGATTTATCACCCTACACGGTGGGCACTTTACTATCGTTGTATGAACATAGAACAGCCGTCGAGGGGTTTTTATggaatataaattcatttgatcAAATGGGTGTGGAGCTTGGTAAGGTGTTGgccaaaaatatttctgattttttaaagaaTGAAAGAGAGCTAACCCATGTTAGCTTTGGGACGAAGAGattgattgataaatttttaaagaAATGA